In Capsicum annuum cultivar UCD-10X-F1 chromosome 8, UCD10Xv1.1, whole genome shotgun sequence, the genomic window ttgaatgtatCGGAAGAAAATTACGTATATCAACagacccaaaattgaaaaaatatatatattgggagCTAATAAAGTatctttataagaaaaaaattatatcttcattgaatgtattatgtatctcaatcgactcaaaattgaaaaaaaaatatattgagagTTAATTAGCATTCATATGAAGCAAAAAAAGTATAttaagagctaattatgtatctcgatagatttaaatttgagatttttaataattatataaaattttagaattttttgtatttaagctttaaactattgaaatttatattttttgtacttaaaaatatgtcaaatatactaatatactaattttataatattaaatatgtgatggaaaaatttaaaaaattattaaggaAAGTACCTCAAACAAATTGAAGTATGCACTCACACTTAGACCTGTAACACAGTTCAACCTTGTAAAGACAGCCAACAAGGTATCTGCTTTCTTGTTTTCATCGACagcaccccacccccacccccacccccactccaCCCCACCCCTTCATAtctacccccaccccccaccctcCTCTTTCATTCCCATTTCTCTGTCAAAAGTAGTAGTAATAGGTAAGCTAATTACAGTTCtaaattttcttgttttcttcgTATTCTTGTTTTCCATTGATTTATTCTTTCTGTTTCTTGCATCAAACGTCTAAAGATTTGTTCTTTTTAATGCCATATAGTCTTTTGAATCAAATTAATAGGTACTTGCAGCTATATTCATTTTCTTGTTTTCCACTGTGTTATTCTTTGTGTGTCTTGATTCATTGTTGTAAAGATTTGTATGTTTTTTCTCTGTCAAAGTAATTGGTAAGCTAATTGCAGTTCtaatttcttgttttctttcattttcttgtttTCCATTGTGTTATTCTTTGTGTCTTGCTTCAATATGGTAAAGATTGGATATTTTTAGTGCCCACCTTAGTTTTCATTCCCATTTCACTGTCAAAAGTAGTACTAATAGGTAAGCTAATTACAGTTCTAATTCCTTGTTTGTTTTGCATTGTGTAATTCTTTGTGTGTCTTGCATCAGTGTTCTAAAGATTTGTTTTTTTAATGGCCTCTGCTTCCGTATCGCTTTCTCTCTATCAAAGTAATAGGTACAGACTAAGCTAACTCCAGTTTTAATTGCTTGTTTCTTTCATTTCTTGCTTTGTGTTGCTTTTATTCTTTGAATGGGAgcttggagtaattggtaaagttgccGCCATGTGACttggaggtcacgggttcaagcggtggaaacagcctcttgcagaaatgcagggtaagaaatgcagggtaaggttgcgtacaatagacccCTATGGTCCAGCTCTTTCCCGGGCCCACGCATAGCTTGATCTTTAATGCATCGGCCTGCCGCAAGCGTTGTTTTTATTCTTTGTGGGTCTTTCGAAAATGTTCtagagatttgatttttttttcccaTGCTCACCTAGTCTTTTATCTCTATCCCTGATCTGATCTCTAAGTCAAGGTACGAGATACCACTGAGCGCTAATTGCATGTTTTCTTCATTTACTTGTTTTGCGTTGTTTTATTCTTCGTGGGCCTTAAATCGATGTTAAAAAGATTTCTTCTTTTCACAGTTCTTGACAGGAAGACAGGAATTGGATTACACTGATCAGGAAATGGATTCTGCAGCCATGACTAGCGTTTGTGGAAAATCTGCTCTTTGCTCTACTCCTGTAAGACCATTTCTATATGTGATGTTGTTACCCCCCTTGGTCCATTTCCGTTTTATACGACACAAACCTATTTGGTCCACTCTAGATGGCACATTTTTCTATGTTTGGGATCTCTTTGATCTTAATAATATGCTCTTATGGGAATTGACATGATACTGAAAATACTTTTGGTAGTTAAGTACTAACAAAAATTGAGTTTATGTGTTAAAggtgtttcttttttcttaacctaCTTGAAACATCATCATATAGAAAGAGAGGTAGGGGCTTATTTTCTTTTCACCTTGTTTGGGTTCTTCTATGTCAGCAcgttgtctctttttctttatgCACTCGTTCTTTCATATGCTCACTTCGTTGCTCCTTTCTTGTCTCCGAGTAATGATCTTGATTCTGTAGTTAGCCTTGAACTTTAGATTCTTTCAAATGCTTGTCATGGTTTGCACTAAGCTATGTAATATTTGGCTGCATGTTTACAATAGGGTTTATTTTTGGGGAGAACGACTGGTATTAGGAGCTCGCAGTGTAGCTTTATGGCCGGAAATAGGATAAACTTTCCAAGGCAGAGAGCTCAAGCATATAGAGTTAGTACTAAATCTAGCAAACGTGGTGGTGCTCTTACTACAACATGTCGTGCCGAGAAGATTCTAGTGGCAAATAGAGGAGAGATTGCTGTTCGTGTGATTCGAACTGCCCATGAGATGGGAATTCCTTGTGTTGCGGTTTATTCAACCATAGACAAAGATGCCTTACATGTGAAGCTAGCTGATGAATCTGTTTGCATTGGAGAAGCACCTAGCAATCAATCGTAAGTTATCACGAACTTGTTGTTCTTATTGGACAAAACTAAGTTAAAAGTTCTTTGCAGTTTCTTATCTTTTTTGATCTTCATTTCATAGTTTCATATCCAAGAATTATGAAATTTACATCTGCATTTACCGTGTACAGGTATTTAGTGATCCCAAATGTCTTGTCGGCTGCTATCAGTCGCGGATGTACAATGTTGCATCCTGGATATGGTTTTCTTTCCGAGAATGCAGTTTTTGTTGAGATGTGCAGAGAACATGGAATCAATTTTATTGGGCCGAATGTAAGTTCTTACACACGTCATTATCTTCTTAGCTATATAGCTATATCAAACCTGTAGCCTTCAGTATTTTGCATGGTATCCAATATCCACGTTGTATCCCGTAGGTACTAATGAAGTGGGAGCACAAAGGTCCACCATGCAGAAATATGCCGAGTTTGATCACCATTAATTTAAAAATGAAGCGTCGTCTATTCTTTGACTTTGATCTATTCATATTTAGTTATTAAAGCCCATCAACTCAAGACATTAAAGTTAAAAGTATTTATTAGTATTGGTGTATAGTGATTCCCGGGATAAACTGAAATAGTTCTCAGCGTCGTGCATTTTACTTTAACCATGAGAGCCATAATGAACGTGGTTACTCGTCCAAAGGAATGACCAAGTGGTTGACCCAGGGTGCTTTGTGtattagtcgaggtgcgcaagCTGGTCTCAAGTGTCGACACCACAGACATAAAAAATTTACGTATGGTTTCTCAAAGTATGAATAAATGTAGAAACATCATTTAAAAAGGTCTATCTTAAAATTGCAGCCTGACAGTATAAGAGTCATGGGTGATAAATCCACTGCCAGAGATACAATGAAGAATGCTGGTGTTCCAACTGTGCCCGGAAGTGACGGACTATTACAGGTATCACTGTGTCATGCCATAATCTTTTGAGTCATTTCCTATCATTTGGACATCCACGTGCACATATGTTTTTTTATGTCTGTTTATGCACGTGTTACTGTTTTGTGCTTATTTATCAATAACTAGATAATCCCCATTGTAGAGCACTGAAGAAGGTGTGAGACTCGCCGAGGAGATTGGTTATCCAGTGATGATTAAGGTAACTTTTCTCAAAACTGAAGTCGTTTGAACTATCACATGCTCTGTGCTGTGTGGTATCTTACATATATCCCTTTTACTCTATTGACGATCTCAATATATGTGAAAAACCTgtcttcaaatattttttatgcatttgGAGACTGATTGGCTGAAAAGTTGCTGAACTTGTGAAGCATTTATTGTTTTGAAGGCAACAGCTGGTGGCGGTGGGCGGGGAATGCGTCTTGCTAAAGAACCTGGGGAGTTTGTAAAATTATTACAGGTACTTACCTTGGCATCATATGTGAATCTTTAAGTCTCCAAAAAACATGGTAGGTGAAGATTAGTTCGCGTGCTTTTGACTTCTTATTGTACCAATATTTCTTTAATCTCTGAAGATTCATCCAATAAGATTTCTGGAATTTCTATACAGATGAAAGTTATATTTTCTGTACTTTGTTGCCAATGAAACTGAtgtgtacaacaacaacaacaacaacaacaaaaacaaacccagtgtattcccacaacgtggggtctggggagggtaaaatgtacgcagtccataccgctacctccgatgCATGAAACTGATGTgtactgaaaaaaaaaaagaaggcgAAACTGATATGGCTGTCGAACATCCTCTTTGCCTCTTCCTGCACTtgctttttcagatatttttattagtattccATGAGCATTTAATAATATCTCATATCACCTGTGCATTATGTACTTCCATGTTATGCCATCACTTTAACGGAAACTCTTCTTACATAAGCTGTGGTTTGCACAACACTTCTTCCATGATTGTTATTAATTAATCTTTTCTGTGAACCATACATAATTTAGCAAACCCACAAAGCCTATCATGAAGCATAATTTCTTTAAACCAGAATTGTGAATTTATCTCTAAGCTTTGTCTTTTTCAACTTTCAGCAAGCTAAGAGTGAAGCAGCAGCGGCATTCGGAAATGATGGCGTTTATCTGGAGAAGTACATCATAAATCCAAGGCACATTGAATTTCAGGTATTATTGCACCAACTTCATTAACCAAACGTATCTTCTAAGCCAGGAGAAAATGAATTGATGCCACAGAAATCAAATTTTCACGTGAGTATGGAAAGAACTGGAAGGAATacagttttttaaaaataaaaccacCGTGTTTCGTAAAGAACTGGAGTACAGTATCAAATAACTGACAACTCAGATGTTGGACATCACATCTTACAACTGCTCATGAGCTGTTGTCTCAGGTCTTGTGCGCACATAAAATGTCAACGTTATGGATGTATGCTTCTTTTGTATTGACACATTGCTCCCTTATATTGGGACTTGAAGTtcacataaatatttttctcaaaaaatcttagaaaacaaaaaaacactTTGCTACTTGTGTAGCAATAACGAACAACTTCTAGAATACGCACAAACACTATATATGTTTAATATTAACATTTAAAAGTTGTCATCTGTTGGTGAATGGTTggtgattttatatttttgaaactgGTAACTTGAATGGTTGGTGAATTTTCATGCGATGAGATGCAGAATCAGGATAGTTCCTGTGCCTTTTTCTAATCTGATTTAGGGGTAGgttatgttgctcggactctatAAAAATGTCAGCGAGTGTGTGTCGGATTCACCAAAAGAAGgctatttttgaagaatccgacacgggtgcggcatcaaaagtgaaggGTCCCACGCAACTTAGGTGATAGGTGCTAGGCATATGATGACATTCGTCAGTTGTTAACTATTAATGAATCTTACTTGTACTTAAGGTACTGAAGGAAGAACAGAAGATACAAGAGTAGCAAATGacaattatttttgtataaaacaTTATCATGGTTCCTTGGGAAGAGAAACAAAAGACCTAAAACAATCTGTTGGGACGTATCATGGTTTTATGTATTAGATATTAAAAGCTCGAGGAGCAAATCCGTTTGTAGAAGATGGAATTGGAGTCGACAAACATGTTCTGGTTCTTGATCTCTTTCTACCCCACTTCTTTTACTTTCAGTTAGCCTGAGATTCATCTTTTTCCTGTTTTATCTGTAATTCAACTTATCTTTATTTGAGTTTTCTTTTTAGTCAATTCAGTTAGGAACTCAGTTGAACCGTTTGCCCTTGGCATCCATGTGTGATAAACGTTAATTAGATGACCATTAGAGTtgctggtaaagttgctgccatgtgaccaggaggtcacgggttcaagccttggaaacagcctctggcagaaatgcaaggtaaggctgcgtacgatacacgcttgtggtggggcccttccctggacaccgcgcatagcggtagctttagtgcaccgggctgcccttttttttttctagatgACCATTAGAGTGGATTTCTCTTTCTAAATTATCATCTTTAATGAATCTCATGCAGAAAATTCTATAATCTTGGTCTAATGTATTGTATCTATCTAGTTTATCTTATAGGTGATATCGTTGTTAGTTTTACCATATGGACATTGTATATACAGTTAATATGCTGATTTACAGCTTCGTTCTATATGCAGGTTTTGGCAGACAAGTATGGTAATGTTGTACACTTTGGAGAGCGTGATTGCAGTATTCAGGTAGGTACAACGTTAAAGAAATATCTATTTCTGATATTTTGCATTTATTGTGATCAAAAAGCTCTTCTGTATTATAAATTCCGTTGCTCATTACCGATGCTTCATTTGTCAAACATGGTTGTTTGAATGGTCCGACACTCCTGTCTTTATTCATTAATCTATGCTTAAGGAATTCattacattattaaacaatgttaGTAAGTTTCTAGCTAGGTCGAGTGGCATAAAATGGCTTATTGACAAACCAAACACCTTCGAAATGGCTTACTTGTGCAGAGAAGAAACCAGAAGTTGTTGGAAGAAGCACCCTCTCCGGCATTGACGccagagctgaggaaagccatgGGTGATGCAGCCGTTGCTGCAGCAGCATCCATAGGTTACGTTGGTGTTGGTACCATAGAGTTCCTATTGGACGAGAGAGGGTCCTTTTACTTCATGGAAATGAACACTCGTATTCAGGTGATAGAAGCTCTATTCAATAATTTCGCTTTGCAGATAGTTCCAAGTTCAATGATAACGATGtaatccttttcttttcttttcttttaatattatcTTAGCAAATAACATAATATGTCAATTTGCTGATATCTAGGTAGAGCATCCAGTGACAGAAATGATATCATCTGTTGATTTGATCGAGGAACAAATCCGCGTGGCTATGGGAGAAAAGCTCCAATACAAGCAGGTAATGCAAGGAAATGAGTTGCTAACGCTTTCAAGATTATGTTTCGACTTGCACATTATCAAAATGAGAGTTCAAAAATTCGTATTGCTTAAAGTAAGTTGCATGAATAAGTGATTCCACCATTTGATGGTTGAGTTCTTAGTAATTTCGGTGTGTAAAAGTAACTTTGTAAcgtacaaaaaatgaaaaatggtcATGTTTAGTGCattgaattatattttgttgATAGAGAAACGACTAAGAAATGAAATCTTCTTCTTTGAGGAATGATGATATCTTCAAGATTGCCGAAAAGAATTAAGTTTgattcttttgttttgtttatttttgtgttcttgtttaCAGGAGGATATTGTGCTTAGAGGACATTCAATCGAATGTCGTATAAACGCAGAGGATGCTTTCAAAAATTTCAGACCTGGTCCAGGTATTATTGAATTTTCTGCctgtacaataattttttttgtttacgTCATGATTTGTGGCCTTCAAGGCAAAGTCTGTCGAATTGCTTAATTTGCAATTTAAGGTTGAATCATACTCCATTGTGATACCTATCGGCCTGGTGAAGCGAATCAGTCTATGTTTTCAGAACGGCGTACATTACATTAAAAGAATCTTTCGATGTTTTAATATGGAGACAATAGGTAGATGATGAATTCTTAATTTCTCTTACCACCATTCCTTGCCTATTAGGGTGAGTTTAACCCCGATTAAACATTTTAGAAGAAATTGATATTCtcgaaaaaaaagagaacaaattgTTGTTCAATTCTTGAGTTCTTAAAATTTACATTGAAAACCGTCTGCATTAAAATGAAActtatgaaaagaaaaatgacatttACGATATGTATTTCTGAATTGCTCTTTGTTGGACATGTTCGACAGGTTCTAAAGCAGAATAGACGTTACTCTCATTGTTTTGCATTTAATCTGATATATCTGGAAACTGAAGTTTGTTTTCTTCATGAATAGGGAGAATCACTTCATATTTACCAGCTGGAGGTCCATTTACGCGTATGGATAGCCACGTTTACCCTGACTATGTGGTTCCACCTAGCTACGATTCCCTGCTAGGAAAGGTggattttctttctctttacttGTCTCATTCTCCATGGACCCCGACCCCCTCGTACATTGTTTTGGGGACATGTATTGTCGGAGCACTTGGGAGGTCATTAATCTCTTCTTAAGTCGCTGCTTAATGCTTTTCCCATTTCtaattatccaaataaaattGCCACAACGTCCAGCAGAAACCATGGAGGTTGGTACACATGTTTGCTTAGACCACCGAATGAATGTTTAACAC contains:
- the LOC107838710 gene encoding biotin carboxylase 1, chloroplastic isoform X1, which translates into the protein MDSAAMTSVCGKSALCSTPGLFLGRTTGIRSSQCSFMAGNRINFPRQRAQAYRVSTKSSKRGGALTTTCRAEKILVANRGEIAVRVIRTAHEMGIPCVAVYSTIDKDALHVKLADESVCIGEAPSNQSYLVIPNVLSAAISRGCTMLHPGYGFLSENAVFVEMCREHGINFIGPNPDSIRVMGDKSTARDTMKNAGVPTVPGSDGLLQSTEEGVRLAEEIGYPVMIKATAGGGGRGMRLAKEPGEFVKLLQQAKSEAAAAFGNDGVYLEKYIINPRHIEFQVLADKYGNVVHFGERDCSIQRRNQKLLEEAPSPALTPELRKAMGDAAVAAAASIGYVGVGTIEFLLDERGSFYFMEMNTRIQVEHPVTEMISSVDLIEEQIRVAMGEKLQYKQEDIVLRGHSIECRINAEDAFKNFRPGPGRITSYLPAGGPFTRMDSHVYPDYVVPPSYDSLLGKLIVWGPTREKAIERMKRALSDTIITGVPTTIEYHKLILDIEDFKNGKVDTAFIPKHEDELAPPQQIVPAATKELINANA